A DNA window from Castanea sativa cultivar Marrone di Chiusa Pesio chromosome 7, ASM4071231v1 contains the following coding sequences:
- the LOC142644129 gene encoding uncharacterized protein LOC142644129 has protein sequence MDHTVVKGLSNLCLTKEEEEESSIKSRCKSNLLEECSLSLFGRLLADENQNLRAPKNTLQMAWKMGSDLQIVHAGNNIMQFIFKSEYQMKWVKQNGSRNFDNNLLLLCRWRRGLSATNINFTCSPFWVQVWGLPFQLMSDGVGRELGNNIGKFIEVD, from the coding sequence ATGGACCACACGGTAGTGAAGGGATTGTCTAATCTCTGCCTCACaaaggaggaagaagaggaaagTTCTATTAAATCAAGATGCAAATCAAATCTATTGGAGGAGTGTTCGCTTAGTCTATTTGGCCGTTTACTGGCGGACGAAAACCAGAATCTAAGAGCACCAAAGAACACTCTGCAGATGGCATGGAAAATGGGCTCGGATTTACAAATTGTGCATGCGGGAAATAACATCATgcaattcatattcaaatcgGAGTACCAAATGAAATGGGTCAAACAAAATGGGTCAAGGAACTTCGATAATAATCTACTATTGTTGTGCAGATGGCGAAGGGGGCTCTCAgctacaaatataaattttacttgtTCCCCTTTTTGGGTCCAAGTTTGGGGACTCCCTTTTCAACTTATGTCAGATGGAGTTGGCAGGGAGCTTGGAAACAACATAGGAAAGTTCATTGAGGTAGACTAG
- the LOC142644128 gene encoding uncharacterized protein LOC142644128, giving the protein MPKWRPLQTSLEDLNLPAKIKIFAWRACVNGLPTMEVINCRGISQNKICLVCKNETECLNHALLYCAFSSLVWSLWPKNPMRIHGFKKSFLDPVIFILSYATLQDLELFLTIAWAIWSNRNRFVHEGCGLPSEQVWQLAKGNAEDFACFATWDFSQTRTLPTRWVPPPPRIHKIIVDGASSELESFSSIGVVIRDYMGQVVAALCKPLKACFFAELTEIMALKQGVLLAQELQLPRVIIKSDSSNAIQAIQDKATGSSFEHLIQGILRASVSFENCLFKHLSRNFNTVAHELAQHARRSGTQQLWKGVTPPIVAPFLQSDML; this is encoded by the coding sequence ATGCCCAAATGGAGACCCTTGCAAACCAGTTTGGAGGACCTTAATCTCCCAGCAAAAATCAAGATCTTTGCTTGGAGAGCATGCGTTAATGGTCTGCCTACAATGGAGGTCATAAATTGCAGGGGGATATCTCAAAATAAGATTTGCCTCGTGTGTAAAAATGAAACAGAATGCTTAAATCATGCCCTCCTTTACTGTGCATTCTCATCTTTGGTCTGGAGTCTTTGGCCTAAGAACCCAATGCGCatccatggttttaaaaaatctttcttGGACCCtgtcatttttattctttcctATGCAACACTCCAAGACTTAGAGCTTTTCCTTACTATTGCATGGGCTATCTGGTCCAATAGAAACAGGTTTGTACATGAGGGTTGTGGTCTCCCCTCTGAACAGGTGTGGCAATTGGCTAAAGGTAATGCTGAGGACTTTGCTTGCTTTGCCACATGGGACTTCAGCCAAACTAGAACTCTCCCGACCAGATGGGTGCCTCCTCCCCCTAGAATCCACAAAATAATTGTTGATGGGGCATCATCAGAGCTGGAAAGTTTCTCAAGTATTGGTGTTGTCATTAGAGATTATATGGGTCAAGTTGTGGCTGCCCTTTGTAAACCTCTTAAAGCTTGCTTCTTTGCTGAGCTTACGGAGATCATGGCTTTGAAGCAAGGTGTTCTTTTAGCTCAGGAGCTCCAGCTGCCTCGGGTCATTATTAAATCAGATTCCTCCAATGCCATTCAAGCAATCCAGGACAAAGCCACGGGCAGCAGCTTTGAGCACCTTATTCAGGGGATCCTTCGGGCTAGTGTTTCCTTTGAGAATTGCCTTTTCAAACACTTAAGCAGAAACTTCAACACAGTGGCCCACGAGCTCGCCCAACACGCTAGAAGATCAGGAACTCAACAACTATGGAAAGGAGTTACGCCTCCTATTGTAGCCCCTTTCCTTCAATCTGATATGTTGTAA